One segment of Paenibacillus sp. FSL R7-0337 DNA contains the following:
- a CDS encoding aldo/keto reductase codes for MVKRINVANGTLEVSEISLGCMRIADLSPKEAEVHIHSALEVGIDFFDHADIYAGGKAEEVFGNVLAANPGMRDRLMIQAKCGIRNGFFDFSKEHIVSSVENSLKRLQTDYVDVLLLHRPDTLMEPEEVAEAFDDLERRGLVKHFGVSNQNPLQIELLKKNVKQPLLFNQLQLSIMVTGMIDSGFNVNMTNAGSVVHDGGILEYSRLHDMTIQPWSPFQYGFFEGVFLGNEKFPKVNEVINRIAADNGVADTAIAIAWLLRHPAKMQPIVGTTNTARLLDIAKASSITLSREEWYEIYRAAGNVLP; via the coding sequence ATGGTAAAAAGAATTAATGTAGCTAACGGTACACTTGAGGTTTCCGAGATTTCACTCGGCTGTATGCGGATCGCTGATTTGTCTCCCAAAGAGGCTGAAGTCCATATCCACAGCGCCCTTGAGGTGGGCATAGACTTCTTTGACCATGCGGATATTTATGCTGGTGGTAAAGCGGAGGAAGTATTCGGTAACGTACTGGCTGCAAATCCCGGCATGCGCGACCGGCTGATGATTCAGGCCAAATGCGGCATCCGTAACGGCTTCTTCGACTTCTCCAAAGAACATATTGTGAGTTCAGTAGAGAACAGCCTGAAACGGCTGCAGACCGATTATGTAGATGTCCTTCTCCTTCACCGTCCCGACACCCTGATGGAGCCGGAGGAAGTGGCCGAAGCCTTCGATGATCTGGAGCGCAGAGGGCTCGTCAAGCATTTTGGCGTCAGCAACCAGAACCCGCTACAGATTGAGCTGCTGAAAAAGAACGTCAAGCAGCCCCTCCTGTTCAACCAGCTTCAGCTCAGCATCATGGTTACCGGCATGATAGATTCCGGCTTCAATGTCAATATGACCAATGCCGGTTCCGTAGTCCATGATGGTGGAATCCTGGAATACAGCCGCCTGCATGATATGACCATTCAGCCATGGTCGCCGTTCCAATACGGCTTCTTCGAGGGCGTATTCCTCGGCAACGAGAAGTTCCCTAAGGTGAACGAAGTCATTAACCGTATCGCCGCGGACAACGGAGTAGCCGACACCGCGATCGCCATCGCTTGGCTGCTCAGACATCCGGCCAAAATGCAGCCGATTGTCGGCACCACCAACACCGCACGCCTGCTCGACATCGCCAAGGCCTCAAGCATCACCCTCAGCCGTGAGGAATGGTACGAGATTTACCGCGCAGCCGGGAATGTGCTGCCTTAA
- a CDS encoding helix-turn-helix domain-containing protein — translation MNPLLFRIPPLPHYIASGLNHCQPGYQHRSRQQIKVFDLLIVQQGCLYIGEEEQRFTVKAGDALILRPDCHHFGTEGCKEETAYHWLHFQTFHDRSASSITGSGPGNPNETAGELPASLFDISSFNLALSQFVNLLLPDRAYEVLEQLSQLQATAHLEAVRFRQQLLFQDLLQQLAASVNPEHRSSQTTLCAEQAASYLRTHYREEITTAMLGDSLNFHPVYIARCMNKVYSCSPMEYLLRYRIGQSKLLLMQTSFPIARIAEEVGFNQSSYFSSSFMKLEGLSPREFRQRFS, via the coding sequence ATGAACCCGCTTCTGTTCCGCATCCCTCCCCTGCCGCATTATATAGCCAGCGGCCTCAATCACTGCCAGCCCGGCTATCAGCACCGGAGCCGCCAGCAGATCAAGGTATTTGATTTGCTCATTGTCCAGCAGGGATGCCTGTATATCGGCGAGGAGGAGCAGCGGTTCACCGTGAAGGCAGGCGATGCCTTGATCCTGCGCCCCGACTGCCACCACTTTGGAACCGAAGGCTGCAAGGAGGAGACGGCCTACCACTGGCTCCACTTTCAGACCTTCCATGACCGGTCTGCCTCATCCATAACAGGATCCGGTCCCGGCAACCCGAACGAGACTGCAGGAGAGCTTCCCGCATCTCTATTCGATATCAGCTCCTTCAATCTGGCGTTATCCCAGTTTGTTAACTTGCTTCTGCCGGACAGAGCTTACGAGGTATTGGAGCAGCTCTCACAATTGCAGGCCACCGCCCACCTCGAAGCCGTCCGCTTCCGGCAGCAGCTCCTCTTCCAGGATCTCCTGCAGCAGCTGGCTGCTTCTGTGAATCCGGAGCACCGCAGCTCCCAGACCACCCTATGTGCCGAGCAGGCCGCCTCCTATCTCCGCACCCACTACCGTGAAGAGATTACAACCGCCATGCTGGGAGACAGCCTCAACTTCCATCCGGTATATATTGCCCGATGCATGAACAAGGTATATAGCTGTTCACCCATGGAATATCTGCTCCGCTACCGGATCGGACAGAGCAAGCTGCTGCTGATGCAGACCAGCTTCCCGATCGCCCGGATTGCCGAAGAGGTGGGCTTCAACCAATCCTCCTACTTCAGCTCCAGCTTCATGAAGCTGGAGGGGTTGTCGCCGCGCGAATTCCGGCAGCGCTTCTCATGA
- a CDS encoding TetR/AcrR family transcriptional regulator: MADKKTDHRVRYTKMVIKESLLKLMTERSINKVTVTDICSEAGINRNTFYSHYANQFELLSTIENDLYEEIKQLGMSSASPQKLSYELCKYIKANKTICEVLFSENGDKELLERVLYISHDLTIERWKQELKYFDPQLFESWYTFTAHGSIAIIKKWVSSGLKESPGKVAAFIDKATEAVSKAFYSEEL, encoded by the coding sequence ATGGCAGACAAAAAAACAGATCACCGGGTGAGATATACAAAAATGGTTATTAAAGAAAGCCTGTTGAAGCTGATGACAGAACGGTCTATCAATAAAGTTACCGTGACCGACATTTGCAGCGAAGCAGGGATTAACCGCAACACCTTTTATTCACACTATGCGAATCAGTTCGAGCTTCTTTCTACGATCGAAAATGATCTTTACGAAGAAATTAAGCAACTCGGGATGAGTTCTGCAAGCCCTCAAAAGCTGTCTTATGAATTATGTAAGTATATAAAAGCGAATAAAACGATATGTGAGGTTCTGTTCTCCGAAAATGGCGATAAAGAATTATTGGAAAGAGTCCTTTATATCAGCCACGATTTAACCATTGAGCGCTGGAAGCAGGAATTGAAATATTTCGATCCCCAATTATTTGAGTCCTGGTATACGTTTACCGCTCATGGCAGTATCGCCATTATTAAAAAGTGGGTGAGCAGTGGTCTGAAGGAAAGCCCGGGTAAGGTTGCAGCTTTTATTGATAAAGCAACCGAGGCAGTATCCAAAGCATTTTATTCCGAAGAATTATAA
- a CDS encoding carotenoid biosynthesis protein, giving the protein MGSITVVPVWVIQDILVLIAAVLMVFYILDKETHPKTVLLQFIGFVFFYAAVFEITASSLGEGFYAYGRSILMLFNIPITVPIIEFLIIYSTLRVLKSVNIPSWTKPFITGLSAMVFDFSLDPVAVKQVFQTMEGSIARWTYYPLAGEPQIYGEPVMNFTGWIYIAGYWTVFILIGEWWHKKKGYSKNVGYIYPFLAALASLACMFSPLSNFFNYMGPFFERTSNMQWVNLIVLSVITIGVLALAFLKFWDRKANYSITPKKDFPIMFTFLGFPLVNTIFCLIGGYTEVLWLVVLAQIVLMLAWIGISRMGKKASPIAR; this is encoded by the coding sequence ATGGGTAGTATAACTGTAGTGCCTGTATGGGTTATTCAAGACATTCTTGTCTTAATTGCTGCTGTCCTAATGGTGTTCTATATCCTTGATAAGGAAACACATCCCAAAACGGTTTTACTGCAATTTATAGGTTTTGTGTTCTTTTACGCCGCCGTTTTTGAAATTACGGCTTCATCGCTTGGGGAAGGGTTCTACGCCTATGGGCGCAGTATTTTGATGCTATTTAATATACCGATTACTGTACCTATTATTGAGTTTCTGATCATTTATTCAACCTTGCGTGTTCTGAAGTCTGTAAATATACCGTCCTGGACGAAACCCTTTATTACGGGATTAAGCGCTATGGTGTTTGACTTTTCACTCGACCCGGTGGCCGTTAAACAAGTATTTCAGACCATGGAAGGAAGCATTGCAAGATGGACTTATTATCCACTGGCCGGTGAACCTCAGATCTATGGGGAGCCTGTGATGAATTTTACAGGATGGATTTATATAGCGGGGTATTGGACCGTCTTTATCCTAATTGGTGAATGGTGGCATAAAAAGAAAGGCTACAGTAAAAACGTGGGTTACATCTATCCGTTTCTGGCGGCCCTTGCGTCATTGGCTTGTATGTTCTCACCTTTATCTAACTTCTTTAACTATATGGGGCCGTTCTTCGAAAGAACCTCTAATATGCAATGGGTTAATTTGATTGTACTTTCTGTCATTACAATTGGAGTTTTAGCATTAGCTTTCCTAAAGTTCTGGGACCGGAAGGCTAATTATTCAATCACTCCCAAAAAAGATTTTCCGATCATGTTCACTTTCTTAGGATTCCCCTTGGTTAATACGATATTTTGCCTTATAGGTGGGTACACAGAAGTCTTGTGGCTGGTCGTTCTGGCTCAGATCGTATTGATGTTAGCCTGGATCGGAATTTCCAGGATGGGTAAAAAAGCAAGCCCAATCGCGAGATAG
- a CDS encoding MarR family transcriptional regulator, which translates to MEFQNHSKGHLYEQYIRMLHLNELYTEHEINLFREQAKKLQIDMLSNNITSVHVIDCIGDHEPINHTGITKRMNLSKASITSISSKLLETGFIMKNQLNNNRKEIYFSLTDKGRQVYQLHQKMHQAKEDSFYQFIESYSEAEIQTIGKFMSDLLARAEEYSEGKFNGNEDI; encoded by the coding sequence GTGGAATTTCAAAATCATTCTAAAGGTCACCTTTATGAGCAATATATCAGAATGCTGCATTTGAATGAATTATATACAGAACATGAAATTAATCTGTTTCGTGAGCAAGCCAAAAAGCTTCAGATCGATATGCTGTCCAATAATATTACCAGTGTGCATGTTATTGATTGCATTGGTGATCATGAGCCGATCAATCATACCGGAATTACCAAAAGAATGAATCTGTCCAAAGCAAGCATTACAAGTATTAGTTCCAAGCTGTTGGAAACAGGCTTCATTATGAAAAATCAACTAAATAACAACCGGAAGGAGATTTATTTTAGCTTAACGGATAAGGGAAGACAGGTTTATCAACTGCACCAAAAGATGCATCAAGCGAAAGAAGACAGCTTTTACCAGTTTATTGAATCTTATTCAGAAGCTGAGATACAGACGATTGGGAAATTCATGAGTGATTTGTTGGCGCGCGCCGAAGAATACTCCGAGGGGAAGTTTAATGGAAATGAAGATATTTAA
- a CDS encoding glycoside hydrolase family 2 TIM barrel-domain containing protein, with protein sequence MSGNEPNLDWLSDVSVFKVNRLEAHSDHRYYKTMEEAERQAPMALRHSLNGDWKFSYAVNVAARVQDFYKTEYDTSGWGDIQVPGHIQLQGYGRPQYANTMYPWDGLDAVRPPEIPVSSNTVGSYVKFFEVPATMEQGPVFISFQGVEAACYVWLNGHFVGYSEDSFTPAEFDLTPYLQEGANKLAVEVYQRCTGSWLEDQDFWRFSGIFREVYLYTVPELHVQDLRIQAGLDASYEKGKLTAELRMATEAEAVIRVELKDAAGAVVAEAEGRAVAGKADLSVEAGKVFPWSAENPYLYNVCISVYNSQGELVEAIVQRAGFRTFELKDKLMLLNGKRIMFKGVNRHEFNPRTGRNISREDMIKDIIILKQNNINAVRTSHYPNQTLWYELCDEYGVYVIDEMNLESHGSWQKMGAVEPSWNIPGDKPEWEGIVMDRAVSMLERDKNHPSILIWSCGNESYAGEVILKVSHYFRKSDPGRLVHYEGVFHNRKYNDSSDMESRMYAKPADIVEYLENQPDKPYISCEYMHAMGNSVGGLHKYIELESRYPLYQGGFIWDYIDQALVAKNRYGEEYLAYGGDFDDRPTDYSFCGNGIVFADRTITPKMQEVNFLYQNIRLVPERDAVTVINGNLFEGTERLLLEFRLLREGREIFKGQKEIHVAAQEEARIALELPDVSAAPGEYTLAVGLVLKEAELWAERGFETAYGEHVFRVEAAGITAGGEAALLPAAAEFGVIEGDVNIGVSGRGFTALFSKQAGSLVSLCYGGREMIATPPVPLFWRATTDNDKGTALGYHAGGWFAASLARQCTAVSLHTEADRATVSFDYAFSISSELKTRIEYTVHADGSVRVRMVYDGADGLPDVPVVAVSFRMSADYEASEWYARGPEENYSDRAYGARLIRFRRKVTELPSPYLVPQESGNRTGVREVSITDSRGYGLQVQAAAGQPLECTLSPYTAFELEQAAHAYELPQVHYTVVTLAAEQMGVGGDDSWGAPVHPEYRIAAGQQLEFEFTLTAALPEA encoded by the coding sequence ATGTCAGGCAATGAACCAAATCTGGATTGGCTAAGTGATGTATCTGTATTTAAGGTGAACCGATTGGAAGCGCATTCGGATCACCGCTATTATAAAACGATGGAGGAAGCGGAGAGACAAGCCCCCATGGCGCTGCGCCACTCTCTGAACGGAGACTGGAAATTCAGTTATGCGGTGAATGTGGCAGCCCGTGTGCAGGATTTCTATAAGACGGAATATGATACGAGCGGCTGGGGGGACATCCAGGTGCCGGGTCATATCCAGCTTCAGGGGTACGGCAGGCCGCAATATGCGAATACGATGTATCCGTGGGATGGTCTGGATGCTGTAAGGCCGCCGGAGATTCCGGTGAGCAGTAATACGGTGGGCAGCTATGTGAAGTTTTTTGAGGTTCCGGCGACTATGGAGCAGGGGCCGGTCTTTATTTCTTTTCAGGGCGTGGAGGCGGCTTGTTATGTCTGGTTGAACGGGCACTTCGTCGGCTACAGTGAAGACAGCTTCACCCCTGCGGAATTCGATTTGACACCTTATCTGCAGGAAGGAGCTAACAAGCTCGCGGTTGAGGTCTATCAGCGCTGTACGGGGAGCTGGCTGGAGGATCAGGATTTCTGGCGGTTCTCGGGGATTTTTCGTGAGGTGTATTTGTATACGGTTCCTGAGCTGCACGTACAGGATTTGCGGATTCAGGCGGGGCTGGATGCTTCCTATGAGAAAGGTAAGCTAACGGCTGAACTTCGCATGGCAACTGAGGCTGAGGCTGTGATTCGGGTGGAGCTGAAGGATGCGGCAGGTGCTGTGGTAGCGGAAGCAGAAGGACGGGCTGTGGCGGGCAAGGCGGATCTAAGCGTGGAGGCAGGCAAGGTGTTCCCGTGGAGCGCCGAGAATCCGTACCTGTATAACGTCTGTATCTCTGTATATAACAGCCAAGGGGAACTGGTGGAGGCAATTGTGCAGCGGGCGGGCTTCCGCACCTTCGAGCTGAAGGACAAGCTGATGCTGCTGAACGGCAAACGGATCATGTTCAAAGGTGTCAACCGCCACGAGTTCAACCCCCGCACAGGCCGGAACATCTCCAGGGAAGATATGATTAAGGATATCATCATCCTGAAGCAGAACAATATCAACGCGGTGCGGACCTCGCATTATCCGAATCAGACGCTCTGGTATGAGCTGTGTGATGAATACGGGGTCTATGTGATTGATGAGATGAATCTGGAATCCCATGGCTCGTGGCAGAAGATGGGCGCCGTTGAGCCGTCCTGGAACATCCCCGGGGATAAGCCGGAGTGGGAGGGGATTGTCATGGACCGGGCGGTATCGATGCTGGAGCGCGATAAAAATCATCCGTCGATCCTGATCTGGTCCTGCGGCAATGAATCGTATGCGGGCGAGGTGATTCTGAAGGTGTCCCATTACTTCCGCAAGTCTGATCCGGGACGGCTGGTGCATTATGAAGGAGTCTTCCATAACCGCAAATATAATGACAGCAGTGATATGGAGAGCCGGATGTATGCCAAGCCCGCCGATATTGTAGAATACCTGGAGAATCAGCCGGATAAGCCGTATATCAGCTGTGAGTACATGCATGCTATGGGTAATTCGGTAGGGGGACTCCATAAATATATCGAGCTGGAGAGCCGTTATCCGCTGTATCAGGGCGGCTTCATCTGGGATTACATCGATCAGGCGCTGGTAGCCAAGAACCGTTACGGTGAAGAGTATCTGGCATATGGCGGGGATTTCGATGACCGGCCAACGGACTACAGCTTCTGCGGCAACGGGATTGTCTTCGCTGACCGGACGATCACGCCGAAGATGCAAGAGGTGAATTTCCTCTACCAGAACATCCGGCTGGTTCCTGAACGGGACGCGGTGACGGTGATCAACGGCAATCTGTTCGAAGGGACGGAGCGGCTGTTGCTGGAGTTCCGGTTATTGAGAGAGGGACGGGAGATCTTCAAGGGGCAGAAGGAGATCCATGTGGCTGCGCAGGAGGAGGCGCGGATTGCGCTGGAACTGCCGGATGTGTCAGCAGCTCCTGGGGAGTATACTCTGGCTGTAGGTCTGGTGCTGAAGGAGGCCGAGCTATGGGCGGAGCGGGGGTTCGAGACCGCTTATGGAGAGCATGTCTTCCGCGTAGAAGCGGCCGGAATAACAGCAGGCGGGGAAGCGGCGCTCTTGCCTGCGGCAGCAGAGTTCGGCGTCATTGAAGGGGATGTGAACATTGGGGTGAGCGGCCGGGGCTTTACGGCGTTATTCTCCAAACAGGCAGGTTCCCTGGTGTCGCTCTGCTATGGGGGGCGTGAGATGATTGCGACTCCGCCGGTTCCGCTGTTCTGGCGGGCAACGACCGACAATGATAAGGGGACTGCGCTGGGGTACCATGCCGGCGGCTGGTTCGCGGCAAGTCTAGCCCGCCAGTGTACGGCGGTCAGCCTGCACACCGAAGCAGACCGGGCTACGGTCAGCTTCGACTATGCCTTCAGCATCAGCAGTGAGCTGAAGACCAGGATTGAATACACGGTCCATGCCGACGGCAGCGTCCGTGTCCGTATGGTCTATGACGGGGCAGACGGCTTACCGGATGTACCGGTGGTGGCAGTATCCTTCCGGATGTCGGCAGACTACGAGGCCTCCGAGTGGTATGCCCGCGGACCGGAAGAGAACTACAGTGACCGCGCATATGGAGCGCGGCTCATCCGCTTCCGGCGTAAGGTGACGGAGCTGCCGTCACCGTATCTGGTGCCGCAGGAATCCGGCAACCGGACGGGTGTCCGTGAGGTGAGCATCACGGACAGCCGGGGGTATGGGCTGCAGGTTCAGGCGGCTGCAGGCCAGCCTTTGGAATGTACGCTGTCACCGTATACAGCGTTCGAGCTGGAGCAGGCAGCACATGCTTATGAGCTGCCTCAGGTGCACTATACGGTTGTCACCCTCGCGGCAGAGCAGATGGGTGTGGGCGGGGATGACAGCTGGGGAGCGCCGGTGCATCCGGAATACCGGATCGCAGCGGGTCAGCAGCTGGAATTCGAATTCACGCTGACGGCGGCATTGCCGGAGGCGTAA
- a CDS encoding ABC transporter permease subunit has translation MPLVAQFPLKGTSGLSPQLDSGTRKKKKKGFVHELVHNRILFLMLLPTLLFFLINSYFPMVGVYYAFTQFDFNSGLFDAPFVGLKNFEFLWKSGTLVKLTLNTIGYNLAFILLGNVLAIICAILLSELRVKWFKKLTQSVMFLPYFVSFVILSVIVYNVFNYDNGFLNTLLTQFGANPVDVYNNPVIWIFLIILFYLWKNLGYSMVIYLASITGISEEYYEAAKIDGAHIFQRIWYITVPMLKSTFVMLLLFSLGSIMKGQFDLFYQLIGNNGVLYNTTDILDTYVFRSLKVTFDVGMATAAGLYQSLFGFILIMTVNYIIRKINDDYALF, from the coding sequence ATGCCGCTTGTCGCCCAGTTTCCCCTGAAGGGAACAAGCGGGCTGTCCCCGCAGCTTGACTCCGGTACCCGGAAGAAAAAGAAGAAGGGCTTCGTGCATGAGCTGGTCCATAACCGGATTCTGTTCCTGATGCTGCTGCCTACGCTGTTGTTCTTTCTAATTAACTCGTATTTTCCGATGGTGGGGGTCTATTATGCGTTCACACAGTTCGACTTCAATTCCGGGCTGTTCGACGCTCCCTTCGTGGGGCTGAAAAACTTTGAATTTCTCTGGAAGTCCGGCACGCTGGTGAAGCTTACGCTCAATACGATCGGCTACAATCTGGCATTTATTTTACTCGGGAATGTGCTGGCGATTATCTGTGCTATTCTGCTTAGCGAGCTGCGGGTGAAATGGTTCAAGAAGCTGACCCAATCGGTCATGTTCCTGCCGTACTTCGTATCGTTCGTTATCTTAAGCGTTATCGTCTACAATGTGTTCAATTATGATAACGGTTTCTTGAATACGCTGCTGACGCAATTCGGGGCGAATCCTGTGGATGTCTATAATAATCCGGTCATCTGGATTTTCCTGATCATTCTCTTTTATCTCTGGAAAAATCTCGGCTACAGCATGGTCATTTACCTGGCCTCCATCACGGGTATCAGCGAGGAATATTATGAAGCGGCCAAAATTGACGGTGCCCACATTTTCCAGCGGATCTGGTATATCACGGTGCCGATGCTGAAATCGACCTTCGTCATGCTGCTGCTGTTCTCGCTGGGGAGTATTATGAAGGGGCAGTTTGACCTCTTTTACCAGCTGATTGGAAATAACGGGGTGCTGTACAATACAACGGATATTCTGGATACGTACGTGTTCCGCTCGCTCAAGGTGACCTTCGATGTCGGGATGGCAACGGCGGCCGGCCTGTATCAATCGTTGTTCGGCTTCATCCTGATTATGACGGTCAACTATATCATCCGTAAAATAAATGACGATTACGCCTTGTTCTAG
- a CDS encoding MerR family transcriptional regulator: MMGYSIKTIAQKSGLSQYTLRYYEREGVLPVVARDVNGNRCFNDEDLELISLICCLKDTGMAIADIKQFIALSQEGREALPDQRRLLQEHKQHIDEKIKFFQSFARKIDHKIAYFASLENEAKASGNHKTT; this comes from the coding sequence ATGATGGGATACAGCATCAAAACCATAGCACAAAAAAGCGGACTGAGCCAATATACGCTGCGTTACTACGAACGGGAGGGTGTATTGCCGGTTGTGGCAAGGGATGTGAACGGTAATCGTTGCTTCAATGATGAGGATCTGGAGCTAATCTCGCTAATCTGCTGCCTGAAGGATACCGGAATGGCTATAGCGGATATTAAGCAATTCATCGCGCTCTCGCAGGAAGGCAGAGAAGCCTTGCCCGACCAGCGTAGACTGCTGCAGGAGCATAAACAGCATATCGATGAGAAGATCAAGTTCTTTCAGAGCTTTGCCCGGAAGATTGACCATAAGATTGCTTATTTTGCATCATTGGAGAATGAAGCGAAAGCCTCTGGAAATCATAAAACCACCTGA